A single window of Trachemys scripta elegans isolate TJP31775 chromosome 18, CAS_Tse_1.0, whole genome shotgun sequence DNA harbors:
- the TIMM22 gene encoding mitochondrial import inner membrane translocase subunit Tim22, translating into MATASSPGGNTPAGPGPEPAGPVQLQYSLLLEHLVGERRGPRQARALDPAALGGIPAPPKSDEQKLIERVMESCGFKAALACVGGFVLGGAFGVFTAGIDTNVGFDPKDPYRTPTAKEVLKDMGQRGMSYAKNFAIVGAMFSCTECLVESYRGKSDWKNSVISGCITGGAIGFRAGLKAGAIGCGGFAAFSAVIDYYLR; encoded by the exons ATGGCGACGGCCTCCTCCCCGGGGGGAAACACTCCCGCCGGCCCCGGGCCTGAGCCGGCCGGGCCGGTCCAGCTGCAGTACAGCCTCCTGCTGGAGCACCTGGTGGGGGAGCGGCGGGGGCCGCGCCAGGCCCGGGCCCTGGACCCCGCCGCGCTGGGGGGCATCCCGGCCCCGCCCAAGAGCGACGAGCAGAAGCTGATCGAGCGGGTCATGGAGAGCTGCGGGTTCAAGGCGGCGCTGGCCTGCGTGGGAG GTTTTGTTTTGGGAGGAGCATTTGGTGTATTCACAGCAGGCATTGATACCAACGTAGGGTTTGATCCCAAGGATCCCTATCGTACACCAACGGCAAAAGAAGTCCTTAAAGATATGGGGCAACGAGGGATGTCCTATGCCAAAAACTTTGCCATTGTGGGTGCTATGTTCTCCTGTACTGAATGCCTAGTAGAGTCT TATCGTGGAAAATCAGACTGGAAGAACAGTGTTATTAGTGGGTGCATCACTGGAGGAGCCATTGGCTTTAGAG CTGGTTTAAAAGCAGGGGCCATTGGCTGTGGTGG